The following proteins come from a genomic window of Gossypium raimondii isolate GPD5lz chromosome 5, ASM2569854v1, whole genome shotgun sequence:
- the LOC105770217 gene encoding vesicle-associated membrane protein 721 isoform X2 codes for MVKRKRGRGIAYCVVADELAGRQVPIAFLERVKEDFVSKYGSGKAATAPANSLNKEFGPKLKEHMQYCVEHPEEISKLAKIKSQVSEVKGVMMENIEKVLDRGEKIELLVDKTENLHQQAQDFRNTGTKIRRKMWLQNMKIKLIVLGILIALILIIVLSVCHGFNCGGK; via the exons ATGGTGAAGCGGAAAAGGGGAAGAGGGATTG CATATTGTGTTGTTGCAGATGAATTGGCTGGAAGGCAAGTACCGATTGCTTTTTTGGAGCGTGTCAAGGAGGACTTTGTGTCAAAATATGGTAGTGGAAAGGCTGCTACTGCTCCTGCCAACAGCCTGAACAAGGAATTTGG GCCAAAACTAAAAGAACATATGCAGTATTGTGTTGAGCATCCTGAAGAAATAAGCAAGCTTGCTAAGATCAAATCTCAGGTTTCTGAAGTCAAAGGTGTTATGATGGAGAACATAGAGAAG GTGTTGGATAGAGGGGAAAAGATAGAGCTGCTAGTGGATAAAACTGAGAATCTTCATCAGCAG GCTCAAGACTTCCGGAATACTGGGACGAAAATCCGAAGAAAAATGTGGCTACAAAACATGAAGATCAAGCTGATTGTTCTAGGAATATTGATTGCATTGATCCTCATCATTGTCCTCTCTGTTTGCCATGGTTTCAACTGTGGTGGAAAATGA
- the LOC105770217 gene encoding vesicle-associated membrane protein 721 isoform X1, which produces MVHKSLIYAFVSRGEVILAEYTEFSGNFNSIAFQCLQKLPSSNNKFTYNCDGHTFNYLVDNGYTYCVVADELAGRQVPIAFLERVKEDFVSKYGSGKAATAPANSLNKEFGPKLKEHMQYCVEHPEEISKLAKIKSQVSEVKGVMMENIEKVLDRGEKIELLVDKTENLHQQAQDFRNTGTKIRRKMWLQNMKIKLIVLGILIALILIIVLSVCHGFNCGGK; this is translated from the exons ATGGTGCACAAATCATTGATCTATGCATTTGTATCTCGTGGGGAAGTTATCTTAGCAGAGTATACTGAATTCAGTGGGAATTTCAATTCCATAGCTTTTCAATGCCTCCAAAAGCTTCCTTCTTCCAACAACAAGTTCACTTACAACTGTGATGGCCACACCTTCAATTACCTTGTTGACAATGGCTACA CATATTGTGTTGTTGCAGATGAATTGGCTGGAAGGCAAGTACCGATTGCTTTTTTGGAGCGTGTCAAGGAGGACTTTGTGTCAAAATATGGTAGTGGAAAGGCTGCTACTGCTCCTGCCAACAGCCTGAACAAGGAATTTGG GCCAAAACTAAAAGAACATATGCAGTATTGTGTTGAGCATCCTGAAGAAATAAGCAAGCTTGCTAAGATCAAATCTCAGGTTTCTGAAGTCAAAGGTGTTATGATGGAGAACATAGAGAAG GTGTTGGATAGAGGGGAAAAGATAGAGCTGCTAGTGGATAAAACTGAGAATCTTCATCAGCAG GCTCAAGACTTCCGGAATACTGGGACGAAAATCCGAAGAAAAATGTGGCTACAAAACATGAAGATCAAGCTGATTGTTCTAGGAATATTGATTGCATTGATCCTCATCATTGTCCTCTCTGTTTGCCATGGTTTCAACTGTGGTGGAAAATGA
- the LOC105767562 gene encoding GDSL esterase/lipase At4g16230, translating into MGTTLNMPTIISAIFYQILVIQLLLNMCSAKEVPAIFAFGDSLFEVGNNFYLDTLAKPTLPNGIDFTKGKRRASGRYTNARTILDIIEEELGFTNYTPPYLSPQTTGDVILKGVNYASSGSGIFNSTGSKFGDHICMDEQINNFAKSRQDIVSKIGAAAARKLLRDALYFIAVGANDIILLSSNVSLSHVENIKYLDNMISKFKSQLMSVYNLDARKIAVTSAAPLGCIPFERDKFSIDHCVPHVNELAKLYNVRLKILLSELTKHLAGSIFIYMNSYTTLEDVLQNYKSYGFTNADSACCRVYGKHGGKLPCIFFARVCPNRTQYVFWDAYHPTEKTNFILAKHALDGSRQYISPINIRQLANS; encoded by the exons ATGGGCACCACGTTAAACATGCCTACCATAATTTCTGCGATATTTTATCAGATTTTAGTAATCCAGTTGTTACTAAACATGTGCTCTGCAAAGGAAGTTCCAGCCATTTTCGCATTCGGAGACTCTCTGTTCGAGGTAGGGAACAACTTCTACCTTGACACACTTGCTAAGCCAACATTGCCAAATGGTATTGATTTTACAAAGGGAAAACGAAGAGCATCCGGAAGATACACTAATGCCAGGACTATTCTGGACATTATAG AAGAGGAGTTAGGTTTTACAAATTACACTCCTCCTTACTTGAGCCCCCAAACTACTGGAGATGTGATCTTGAAGGGTGTCAACTATGCTTCTTCTGGATCAGGAATTTTTAATTCCACTGGTTctaaattt GGTGATCATATTTGCATGGATGAACAAATCAACAACTTCGCAAAATCTAGGCAAGATATCGTATCAAAAATCGGAGCAGCAGCAGCTCGGAAGCTGTTAAGAGATGCACTTTACTTTATTGCAGTAGGTGCAAATGATATCATATTGCTATCTTCGAATGTCTCATTGTCGCATGTTGAGAATATTAAGTATCTGGATAATATGATTTCTAAATTCAAATCTCAACTTATG AGTGTTTATAATTTAGATGCTCGAAAGATTGCAGTGACAAGTGCCGCTCCTCTGGGGTGCATCCCTTTCGAGAGGGATAAATTTTCCATAGACCATTGCGTTCCACATGTGAATGAACTAGCCAAGTTATACAATGTTAGGCTGAAGATATTGCTGTCGGAGCTTACAAAACATCTTGCAGGctcaatatttatttacatgaaTTCTTATACCACACTTGAAGATGtcttacaaaattataaatcatatg GATTCACGAATGCAGATTCGGCTTGTTGTCGAGTGTATGGGAAGCATGGTGGTAAACTCCCTTGTATTTTTTTCGCTCGAGTTTGTCCAAACAGGACACAGTACGTGTTTTGGGATGCATATCATCCAACAGAGAAGACTAACTTTATTTTGGCGAAGCATGCATTGGATGGTAGCCGTCAATATATTTCACCCATCAATATCCGACAACTCGCTAATTCGTAA
- the LOC105771410 gene encoding peptidyl-prolyl cis-trans isomerase FKBP17-1, chloroplastic, giving the protein MVVVHCHASSPYLRDPQHTALHYLLRRAPPSPPIIYATSPQPLSSSSPSAASTRRTLLVSIATTSFSSLILSPPSKSATNTEFFDLPNSGGVKALDLRAGTGATPVDGDQVAIHYYGRLAAKQGWRFDSTYDHKDSTGEPIPFVFTLGSGKVISGIESAVRSMQVGGTRRVIIPPSQGYQNTSQEPIPPNFFDRQRLFTTIFNPTRLGNGEGSTLGTLIFDIELISIRH; this is encoded by the exons ATGGTGGTGGTCCACTGCCACGCATCATCACCGTACCTCCGAGATCCCCAACATACGGCCCTCCATTACCTTCTCCGGAGAGCTCCCCCGTCACCTCCCATCATCTATGCAACATCTCCTCAACCCTTATCTTCTTCTTCGCCTTCTGCAGCAAGTACAAGGAGAACGCTATTAGTGTCCATAGCAACCACCAGTTTTTCTTCACTAATCTTGTCACCTCCTTCAAAATCCGCCACTAACACCGAGTTTTTCGACCTCCCTAACTCCGGTGGTGTCAAGGCCTTGGACCTCCGAGCTGGCACTGGCGCAACCCCCGTCGATGGAGACCAG gttgcAATACATTATTATGGAAGGCTGGCAGCAAAGCAAGGGTGGCGGTTTGATTCCACTTATGATCATAAAGATAGCACTGGAGAACCAATTCCCTTTGTCTTCACCCTTGGCTCCGGCAAA gTAATTTCTGGGATCGAATCGGCTGTTAGATCAATGCAAGTTGGTGGAACTCGTCGAGTTATCATTCCTCCCTCCCAAGGATATCAGAACACTTCGCAGGAGCCTATTCCCCCTAAT TTCTTTGACAGACAGAGGCTGTTTACCACCATTTTCAACCCGACCCGTCTTGGCAATGGAGAAGGCTCAACATTGGGTACTCTAATATTTGATATTGAGTTGATCAGCATAAGGCATTAG